ATGCTGAGCGGGTTTTGAGGGGCTACAGAAGAAGGACTCCTGCTCTTTCCGGCGAGCGGTGCGTATTCACAGGACTCCCACCGATAGGCTTGGCACTCGATGACAAGAATAAACTGCCGCCCGGAAGGGCCTTCAGGCAACACATTCCCATGGTTACAGGGGAAGACGTCATCAATTTTCACCCTTACGGCGATGCAGGTATCCCGGTCTCAGGGATAGCCCTCCTGGCGATCCAGGCATTCCCGCTTGGCTGCTCCAAGGTGGCAGGGAAACTGCTGGCAGTGCACAGTGATGACGAAGACCTGATGGTATGTTTCGCCAAACGGTTTCTTCAAGCCAACCGCAAGCACATTCTTGCAGCCCAGGCAGCGGAGTTGAAAAAACTTCCAGAACCCACTCATAGGGTAGGGACCTTGCTAGTGGGAAGCCTCTTGGAAATCGAAGACGAACGCCTTGCCACCGGCCGTGACCCTGAAATCCCGGCCTCTGTCACAGCATATCATCTGAGCAACAGCGGCCAGGGTGTGGATCTCTCTATCTATCACCTACCCCTGGAGGTGGGAGGCTTTCTACGGCTGGCTTTGACTCCTCGATATCGGCAGCAATGGGATAAGATCAGGCAGCGAGGGTGGGAAATAGTGGCAGCCCGCAAGAAGGCGAAGAAGGGATCGGCGGAGCCTGAACCGCCCAGCTATAACACGCTGTATGAAGATCTGCTCCGGTTGCCAGACAATACTTCTGTATTTATCCGCACCTATTTCTTGAGAACACCGCAGCGAACACGAAGACCGGGTGATCCACGAGCCGAATACTCCATCCGGGGTGAGACGGACTTGATATCGTGGCCCCTGACAGAACAATTCCTAAGAAAGGTGGTGCTTATGGATCAGGTTAGAATCAATCATATCAGGACGTTGGGGGATAGGCTTGCCCATTATGTAAAGGAGGAGAACGATCGGCGTTTCTTCCACACCTTTTTGACCACGAACCGGTATACGGATCTACGGCTGGCCCTTATTAAAGCAGGGCATGCAAGAGTCCGTAAGGGCCAGGCGCCGCTTATCACTTTTGATCAATTTATAGCCGTATTCGAACAAGGCGAAAACTTGCCGCAACAGGATTGGAGGTTTGCCCGCGACCTTGTGCTCATTCGTATGATCGAACAATTATACCAGAGCGGCTGGGTCAAGGAGCATGCAGATGAACTGGGAGAGGTTGAAGATAGCGCTGAAGCTATCAATAGCTAGATGAAGGCATAAAACTATTTGCAGAGGAGGTTAGGGTAATGGCTTTTGTTACTGGAATGTTTCTTATTGATGCACCTGCTTCGGCTTTGAACAACCTGGGGCAGATACCAGGTTCCCGAACGGACAATACGGTAGGAGTAAAGATAATTCCCACAAGGGAGGGAGGGTACCCTTACGTTTCAGCCCAGGCGTTCCGTTACTGGCTGCGCAAGACACTGGAACACGGAGAGTGGGGATGGGTGGCCGCACCGGTCTACAGAGAAGCGAAAGTGGCTTACACGGACGCCAACCCATTGAAGTACTGGGACGACGACCTGTTTGGTTACATGCGAGCGCCGTCCAAACGTGAATCAGCAAGGGCGGCAAGGGAGGCGGATGAGTCTCGTGCTGGCGAGACCCCCACCAAGGAAACGGTGACCCGGATCTCTCCCTTCAGGGTGAGTACCCTGGTATCATTGGCTCCCACCGGAGTGGTAGATGACTTCGGGGTCATGAGCCGCCAAGAGGGAGACCCTGTGCCCCATGAGCATCAGTTCTACAGGACAACCCTTAAGGGGCTCTTTTCTCTGGACCTTCATGCCGTGGGTACCTTCACCTACAGGCAGAAGACCGGGTATCTTAACCTCGATGAGGAAAGAGAAAAGGAGGCAAAAGAGAAGGAGCTTGAGCACCTGGTGGAGGAAAAGGCATTCAGGGTTCCTTTGAGCGAGAGAATCAGCCGCATAACTGCACTCTTCGAGGGGCTGGCGCATCTGGATGGCGGAGCCAAGCAAACAATTCACTACACTGACGTGAGCCCTAGGCTGGTGATCATGGCCGTCACTAAAGGGGGCAACCACGTGTTCGGGCATGTAGTGGACGCGGATGTGCGACACCGTCCAGTAATGAAGATAGAGGCCCTTCGCGAATCGCTGGACGTGTTTGCCGATGACATCCTCTCTCAGGTGTACGTAGGCTGGACCAAGGGGTATCTGGATGGGGAGCGAGCCCGTTTTACAGAGGCACTGTCCGAAGGAGGTATACTTGCGGATTTCAAGGAGCGCATAAAGGTCTCACATCCACGACAGGCCTTTCAGGCGATTGCGGCTACGTTTCAGAATGAACAGAACAGTGGGTGGTTTTCTTAATAGAAAGGCCAGCTTCTCTTACAGGGAGACTTAGACGAACAGGAGTAAGGCATGGAGGTTTTGAAGATTGTGGCGGAAGGGGTAACCACCTCTTTCCGGTATCCTCACTTCATGCAAGGTATTCAGCCCACGTTCAGAATGCCCCCTCCCGCAACCATATATGGGCATGTTTGCAGCGCCTTAGGGGAATGGTTCGATCCGACAGGTATTATGTTTGGCGTCCAATTCTACTATAAGGGCGTGTTCGAGGACATGGAGCATGTGCACATTGTAAGCCCGTCCACCGGGCGATTGCCAGGAACCAAGGTGCTGAAGGCGTTGGAAGGGAAGGTCAATCCGTTTCGGAGGGAGATACTGGCGCATCCCAGTCTGACCTTGTACATCAGCCGGCCTCAATGGCTTGATGCCTTCCGCCACCCAAGGTATGCGGTGGTGTTAGGCCGCTCTCAGGATCTGTTTACTTACCAGAAGGTTGAAGTGGTTTCCCTGGAGCCGAGAGAAAGTGCCTATTTCGAAGCTACACTTGCTCCGTATGGGTTAGCAAAGCGTACGGGCGCAGGCAGGGTTGTTACCATGCCCCGTTTCGTGGACTACCTGCGAGGCAGGGAGCCTTTTTTCGGACGATACGTAATACTGGAAAGACGGGTGCACACGCGCGATTTCCTGCTTTTTTCAGAGGATCCGGAGCCTCGGTACTGGACGGACCCTACGGGTCCTGTTGTCGATGGGGATGCTCAAGGGGTGATCTTGCACACTTGGGTTGGAGAAGATGACAGTGTCTTTCGATTGGCATGAGACCCTTGCGGAGATCTGGGCCAAGAGCCCTGTACTGGGGAGCGATAAAGGCGAGAGCCTTCGGGAACACACTTATAATTTAATGGTGCGTCTGGATGGTTTGGCGAGGCTAAGGCCCAAGCTCCAGGAGGAGTTCAACTTGCCGA
The DNA window shown above is from Deltaproteobacteria bacterium and carries:
- the cas8a1 gene encoding type I-B CRISPR-associated protein Cas8b1/Cst1, whose translation is MPSFTGHPLVDVVDVGLATITAFAGKTRPEDLSEQDYDAIADYMAQNYVVNPLKSFLTVAFPNSGFTQPAFEKTPERREAYAERVLRGYRRRTPALSGERCVFTGLPPIGLALDDKNKLPPGRAFRQHIPMVTGEDVINFHPYGDAGIPVSGIALLAIQAFPLGCSKVAGKLLAVHSDDEDLMVCFAKRFLQANRKHILAAQAAELKKLPEPTHRVGTLLVGSLLEIEDERLATGRDPEIPASVTAYHLSNSGQGVDLSIYHLPLEVGGFLRLALTPRYRQQWDKIRQRGWEIVAARKKAKKGSAEPEPPSYNTLYEDLLRLPDNTSVFIRTYFLRTPQRTRRPGDPRAEYSIRGETDLISWPLTEQFLRKVVLMDQVRINHIRTLGDRLAHYVKEENDRRFFHTFLTTNRYTDLRLALIKAGHARVRKGQAPLITFDQFIAVFEQGENLPQQDWRFARDLVLIRMIEQLYQSGWVKEHADELGEVEDSAEAINS
- the cas7i gene encoding type I-B CRISPR-associated protein Cas7/Cst2/DevR, which produces MAFVTGMFLIDAPASALNNLGQIPGSRTDNTVGVKIIPTREGGYPYVSAQAFRYWLRKTLEHGEWGWVAAPVYREAKVAYTDANPLKYWDDDLFGYMRAPSKRESARAAREADESRAGETPTKETVTRISPFRVSTLVSLAPTGVVDDFGVMSRQEGDPVPHEHQFYRTTLKGLFSLDLHAVGTFTYRQKTGYLNLDEEREKEAKEKELEHLVEEKAFRVPLSERISRITALFEGLAHLDGGAKQTIHYTDVSPRLVIMAVTKGGNHVFGHVVDADVRHRPVMKIEALRESLDVFADDILSQVYVGWTKGYLDGERARFTEALSEGGILADFKERIKVSHPRQAFQAIAATFQNEQNSGWFS
- the cas5 gene encoding CRISPR-associated protein Cas5; protein product: MEVLKIVAEGVTTSFRYPHFMQGIQPTFRMPPPATIYGHVCSALGEWFDPTGIMFGVQFYYKGVFEDMEHVHIVSPSTGRLPGTKVLKALEGKVNPFRREILAHPSLTLYISRPQWLDAFRHPRYAVVLGRSQDLFTYQKVEVVSLEPRESAYFEATLAPYGLAKRTGAGRVVTMPRFVDYLRGREPFFGRYVILERRVHTRDFLLFSEDPEPRYWTDPTGPVVDGDAQGVILHTWVGEDDSVFRLA